Proteins co-encoded in one Vampirovibrio chlorellavorus genomic window:
- a CDS encoding enoyl-ACP reductase FabI, giving the protein MPATEVNEVPQTAVKGLLAGKTGLIFGVAHKTSIAWAIAQALSAAGMRLAFTYQGERLEKNVRELAETLEGSLILPCDVTNDAEIQSVFDAVGQEFGQLDTLVHSVAFAKKEDLSGSFVDTSRDGYLLAQDISAYSLTALTKAAVPLFEKAGGGSVVTLTYLGGERVVENYNVMGVAKAALEMSVRYLAADLGQKNIRVNAISAGPIKTLAARGISGFSNILGYMEEHTPLKRNTETGEVADTALFLASHLSRGVTGEVIHVDSGFHIMGF; this is encoded by the coding sequence ATGCCTGCCACTGAAGTCAATGAAGTCCCTCAAACCGCCGTTAAAGGCTTACTGGCCGGAAAAACCGGCTTAATCTTTGGGGTGGCCCACAAAACCAGTATCGCCTGGGCCATTGCCCAAGCCCTCAGCGCCGCCGGCATGCGGTTGGCCTTCACCTACCAGGGCGAGCGTCTGGAAAAAAACGTGCGTGAACTGGCGGAAACGCTGGAAGGCTCTTTAATTTTGCCTTGCGATGTCACCAACGACGCTGAAATCCAGTCCGTATTCGATGCCGTGGGGCAGGAGTTCGGCCAACTGGATACGCTGGTACACAGCGTGGCTTTCGCCAAAAAAGAAGATCTGTCCGGTTCCTTTGTAGATACGTCTCGTGATGGCTACCTGCTGGCTCAGGACATCAGCGCCTATTCCCTGACCGCTTTGACCAAGGCCGCGGTTCCTCTGTTTGAGAAAGCCGGTGGCGGCAGCGTGGTGACCTTGACCTATCTGGGTGGCGAGCGCGTGGTGGAAAACTACAACGTCATGGGTGTGGCCAAAGCCGCTTTGGAGATGAGCGTGCGCTATCTGGCCGCCGACTTGGGCCAGAAAAACATTCGGGTGAACGCCATTTCCGCAGGCCCCATTAAAACCCTGGCCGCCCGTGGTATTTCCGGGTTCTCGAATATTCTGGGCTACATGGAAGAACATACCCCCCTCAAACGGAACACCGAAACCGGCGAAGTGGCCGATACCGCCTTGTTCCTGGCCAGCCATCTGTCCCGTGGCGTCACCGGTGAAGTCATCCACGTGGATTCCGGCTTCCACATCATGGGTTTCTAA
- the yihA gene encoding ribosome biogenesis GTP-binding protein YihA/YsxC — MKILTADYIISAPSLKDCPDFQGCPEIVLVGRSNVGKSSFINSLTQRKNLARTSNTPGKTRYINFYDVNYAKTKSSKDKVIMVDLPGYGFAKISKTEQEKWRKNLEAYLSKRESIRLVIQLIDSRHGPQDNDIQMYEWLQYNGRRVQVILTKTDKLSKNEVAKQMALSARALDLSASDLIAFSAETNAGRDQAWAALLEALSIPPLPALDNDSEDSAEGVAESTTT, encoded by the coding sequence ATGAAAATCCTGACCGCCGATTACATCATCAGCGCCCCCAGCCTAAAGGACTGCCCCGACTTTCAGGGCTGCCCGGAAATTGTGCTGGTGGGCCGCTCGAATGTGGGCAAATCCTCCTTTATCAACAGCCTGACCCAGCGCAAAAACCTGGCCCGCACCAGTAACACCCCCGGAAAAACCCGCTACATCAACTTCTACGATGTCAACTACGCCAAAACCAAGTCCAGCAAAGACAAAGTCATAATGGTGGACTTGCCCGGCTACGGCTTCGCCAAAATCTCCAAAACCGAGCAGGAGAAGTGGCGTAAGAATCTGGAAGCCTACCTGTCCAAGCGGGAAAGCATCCGGCTGGTCATCCAGCTGATCGACTCTCGCCATGGCCCCCAGGATAACGATATCCAGATGTATGAATGGCTTCAGTACAACGGCAGGCGGGTTCAGGTCATCCTCACCAAAACGGACAAACTGTCCAAAAACGAAGTGGCCAAACAAATGGCCCTGTCCGCCCGGGCCCTGGATTTGAGCGCCAGTGACTTAATCGCCTTTTCCGCCGAAACCAACGCGGGCCGGGATCAAGCCTGGGCCGCCCTGCTGGAAGCGTTGTCCATCCCCCCGTTACCCGCCCTCGATAATGACAGCGAGGACTCGGCAGAAGGTGTGGCCGAATCAACGACGACTTAG